The Nakamurella deserti genome contains a region encoding:
- the cphA gene encoding cyanophycin synthetase, giving the protein MSELPREIAIREVRVYRGPNYYSYEQSIHLTVDLQAFEDEPTNLLPGFTEQLITLLPGLHSHQCSRGHDGGFVERLEEGTWLGHVTEHVALELQRTAGHVMTRGKTRSARERGVYNVIFGFMDETVGTAAGRLAVRLVNHLANPEHELDFVDEHEAFLRMSQRVAFGPSTQAILDEAITRDIPWQRLNSASLVQLGQGVHQHRIRATMTSITSSLAVDIASDKELTNRLLAAAGLPVPASDVVRTADGAVQVARRIGYPVVVKPLDGNHGRGVAINLTTDDEVRAAFEVAADESRRGPVLVESFITGKDYRVLVVGGNMIAIAERVPAHVIGDGRKTVAELVEDTNADPRRGVGHEKVLTRIVVNDAAVELVASQGLAMTDVPESGKQVLLALTANMSTGGISIDRTYEAHPDNVDIAEEAARVVGLDIAGIDFICPDITQPVRETGGGICEVNAAPGFRMHTHPTIGEPQYVAKPVVDLMFPPGAPSRIPIVAVTGTNGKTTTSRIIAHIFKGIGKKVGMTSTDGVVIDERLVIRSDASGPRSARMVLQNPRVDFAVLEVARGGILREGLGYGRNDVAVVLNVAPDHLGLRGIDTVEDLARVKQVVVEAVPKNGAAVLNADDPLVAAMRRACSGEIVWFSIKPDNRMIDDHCRRGGKAVILEKGELGDQILLVHGRRRMPLAYTHLLPVTFAGRAMFNVQNAMAAAAAAYVAGAHLHDIRSGLRSFTPSYYQAPGRMNLTEVQGVQVVVDYCHNVPAMEALGGFVDKFFGDLQAWERPQKIGVIATAGDRRDQDMRDLGYESGKHFDRIIVREDERTRGRKRGETAALIVEGALKARSESLRVKEIETVLDEIDATRAGLARANPGDLVVLCVDRARAVWDELQLIGNKAQAGTDD; this is encoded by the coding sequence GTGTCCGAGCTCCCCCGCGAGATCGCGATCCGGGAGGTCCGCGTCTACCGCGGACCGAACTACTACTCCTACGAGCAGTCCATCCACCTGACGGTGGATCTGCAGGCGTTCGAGGACGAACCGACGAACCTGCTGCCCGGTTTCACCGAGCAGCTGATCACCCTGCTGCCGGGGCTGCACAGCCACCAGTGCAGCCGCGGGCACGACGGCGGCTTCGTCGAGCGACTCGAGGAGGGGACCTGGCTCGGGCACGTCACCGAGCACGTGGCGTTGGAGCTCCAGCGCACCGCCGGGCACGTGATGACCCGGGGCAAGACCCGGTCGGCCCGCGAACGCGGCGTCTACAACGTCATCTTCGGGTTCATGGACGAGACCGTCGGCACCGCGGCCGGCCGGCTCGCGGTGCGGCTGGTCAACCACCTCGCCAACCCCGAGCACGAGCTCGACTTCGTCGACGAGCACGAGGCCTTCCTCCGGATGAGCCAGCGGGTCGCCTTCGGGCCGTCCACGCAGGCCATTCTGGACGAGGCCATCACACGCGACATCCCGTGGCAGCGGCTGAACTCCGCGTCGCTGGTGCAGCTCGGACAGGGTGTCCACCAGCACCGGATCCGGGCCACGATGACCTCGATCACCAGCTCGCTGGCGGTCGACATCGCCTCGGACAAGGAGCTGACGAACCGGCTGCTGGCCGCCGCCGGGCTGCCGGTGCCGGCGTCGGATGTGGTCCGCACCGCCGACGGCGCCGTGCAGGTCGCCCGCCGCATCGGCTACCCGGTGGTGGTGAAACCGCTGGACGGCAACCACGGCCGCGGGGTGGCCATCAACCTGACCACCGACGACGAGGTCCGGGCGGCGTTCGAGGTGGCCGCCGACGAGTCCCGCCGCGGGCCCGTCCTGGTCGAGTCGTTCATCACCGGCAAGGACTACCGGGTGCTGGTGGTCGGCGGGAACATGATCGCCATCGCCGAGCGGGTACCCGCGCACGTCATCGGCGACGGCCGCAAGACGGTCGCGGAGCTCGTCGAGGACACCAACGCCGACCCGCGCCGCGGGGTCGGGCACGAGAAGGTGCTCACCCGGATCGTGGTCAACGACGCCGCCGTCGAGCTGGTGGCGAGCCAGGGACTGGCGATGACCGACGTGCCGGAGTCCGGGAAGCAGGTGCTGCTGGCGCTGACCGCGAACATGAGCACCGGCGGCATCTCGATCGACCGCACCTACGAGGCGCACCCGGACAACGTCGACATCGCCGAGGAGGCCGCGAGGGTCGTCGGTCTCGACATCGCCGGCATCGACTTCATCTGCCCCGACATCACCCAGCCGGTCCGTGAGACCGGCGGCGGCATCTGCGAGGTCAACGCCGCACCCGGCTTCCGGATGCACACGCACCCGACCATCGGCGAGCCGCAGTACGTCGCGAAGCCGGTGGTGGATCTGATGTTCCCGCCCGGGGCGCCGTCGCGGATCCCGATCGTCGCGGTGACCGGCACCAACGGCAAGACCACCACCAGCCGCATCATCGCCCACATCTTCAAGGGCATCGGCAAGAAGGTCGGCATGACCTCCACCGACGGCGTCGTCATCGACGAGCGGCTGGTCATCCGCTCCGACGCGTCCGGCCCGCGCAGCGCCCGGATGGTGCTGCAGAACCCGCGCGTGGACTTCGCGGTGCTCGAGGTCGCACGCGGCGGCATCCTGCGGGAGGGCCTGGGCTACGGCCGCAACGACGTCGCGGTGGTGCTCAACGTCGCCCCCGACCACCTCGGGCTGCGCGGCATCGACACGGTCGAGGATCTCGCCCGGGTCAAGCAGGTCGTCGTCGAGGCCGTGCCGAAGAACGGCGCGGCGGTGCTCAACGCCGACGACCCGCTGGTCGCGGCGATGCGGCGGGCCTGCTCGGGGGAGATCGTCTGGTTCTCCATCAAGCCAGACAACCGGATGATCGACGACCACTGCCGGCGCGGCGGGAAGGCCGTCATCCTCGAGAAGGGCGAGCTGGGCGACCAGATCCTGCTGGTCCACGGTCGCCGCCGGATGCCGCTGGCCTACACCCACCTGCTGCCGGTGACGTTCGCCGGCCGGGCGATGTTCAACGTGCAGAACGCGATGGCCGCGGCGGCCGCGGCGTACGTCGCGGGCGCGCACCTGCACGACATCCGCAGTGGACTGCGCAGTTTCACCCCGTCGTACTACCAGGCGCCCGGCCGGATGAACCTCACCGAGGTACAGGGTGTGCAGGTCGTCGTGGACTACTGCCACAACGTGCCCGCCATGGAGGCGCTCGGCGGCTTCGTCGACAAGTTCTTCGGCGACCTGCAGGCGTGGGAGCGGCCGCAGAAGATCGGCGTCATCGCCACCGCCGGTGACCGCCGGGACCAGGACATGCGCGACCTCGGCTACGAGTCCGGCAAACACTTCGACCGGATCATCGTCCGGGAGGACGAGCGCACCCGGGGCCGCAAGCGCGGCGAGACCGCGGCGCTGATCGTCGAGGGGGCGCTCAAGGCCCGCTCGGAATCGTTGCGGGTGAAGGAGATCGAGACCGTGTTGGACGAGATCGACGCCACTCGCGCCGGTCTCGCCCGCGCCAACCCGGGGGACCTGGTGGTGCTGTGCGTCGACCGCGCCCGCGCCGTCTGGGACGAGCTGCAGCTGATCGGCAACAAGGCACAGGCCGGCACCGACGACTGA
- a CDS encoding cyanophycinase yields the protein MDTARTGVDPGRGVVMPIGGAEDKVGRMTVLREVVRLAGGPATRLVVISTASSLGDEITHAYLQLFAGLGVTEIVGIRPESRQEAADPALVAAVEACTAVFMTGGNQVKLATLLVGTPLGNAIVAASERGALIAGTSAGASICSRHMVSFGPGGTTPKFRISHVSEGLGLLADVIVDQHFTQRNRFGRLLALVAANPGQLGVGIDEDTAAVFRPDGVLEVKGRGVLTIVDGSDLVTTAYTATGTQPLMISGLKLHSLPRGAKFDLLTRTLISAPGLPVEDPLRPAVTTLDDVPAGTRPQSRRIAAEGAHVTTEQLRRR from the coding sequence ATGGACACTGCGCGTACGGGGGTTGATCCGGGTCGCGGTGTGGTGATGCCGATCGGCGGCGCCGAGGACAAGGTCGGCCGGATGACGGTGCTGCGTGAGGTGGTCCGGCTCGCCGGTGGCCCCGCCACCCGCCTGGTGGTGATCTCCACCGCGTCCTCGTTGGGTGACGAGATCACGCACGCCTACCTGCAGCTGTTCGCGGGCCTGGGGGTCACCGAGATCGTGGGCATCCGGCCCGAGAGCCGGCAGGAGGCCGCCGATCCGGCGTTGGTCGCCGCGGTCGAGGCGTGCACCGCCGTGTTCATGACCGGCGGCAACCAGGTCAAGCTCGCCACCCTGCTGGTCGGCACGCCGCTCGGGAACGCGATCGTCGCCGCGTCCGAGCGCGGCGCGCTGATCGCCGGGACGTCGGCCGGCGCCAGCATCTGCAGCCGGCACATGGTGTCGTTCGGGCCGGGCGGCACCACCCCCAAGTTCCGGATCTCGCACGTCTCCGAGGGGCTGGGCCTGCTGGCGGACGTCATCGTCGATCAGCACTTCACCCAGCGGAACCGCTTCGGCCGGCTGCTGGCGCTGGTCGCGGCCAACCCGGGGCAGCTCGGCGTCGGCATCGACGAGGACACGGCGGCGGTCTTCCGGCCCGACGGGGTGCTGGAGGTCAAGGGCCGCGGCGTCCTGACCATCGTGGACGGCTCCGACCTGGTCACCACCGCCTACACCGCGACCGGCACCCAGCCGTTGATGATCTCGGGCCTGAAGCTCCACTCGCTGCCGCGCGGGGCGAAGTTCGACCTGCTCACCCGGACCTTGATCAGCGCCCCCGGGCTGCCGGTCGAGGATCCGCTGCGGCCGGCGGTGACGACGCTGGACGACGTGCCCGCCGGGACCCGTCCGCAGAGCCGCCGGATCGCCGCCGAGGGCGCCCACGTGACCACCGAGCAGCTCCGCCGGCGCTGA
- a CDS encoding phosphatidylserine decarboxylase yields MADDTRGRAVHILGLVREAVPPIHRGGLPVIGGALAGTLAGRKLLRTVGLHRAGGTFTRVGLLATTACTLFFRAPVRVTPSKPGLVVAPADGIVSLIETAAPPAELGLGSEPRLRVSIFLTVLDVHVQRIPMSGVVTAVAYRPGKFLSADLDKASEDNERNSLLIEDAVLGTQVVVTQIAGLIARRIVCDVREGDVARAGDTYGLIRFGSRLDTYLPSGTPLEVVVGQRTIGGETVLAHLVPPA; encoded by the coding sequence ATGGCCGACGACACACGAGGACGTGCGGTCCACATCCTGGGCCTGGTGCGGGAGGCGGTACCGCCCATCCACCGCGGCGGTCTCCCCGTCATCGGCGGCGCCCTCGCCGGCACCCTGGCCGGGCGGAAGCTGCTGCGCACCGTGGGTCTGCACCGGGCCGGCGGCACCTTCACCCGGGTCGGGCTGTTGGCCACCACCGCCTGCACGCTGTTCTTCCGCGCCCCGGTGCGCGTCACGCCGTCGAAGCCGGGTCTGGTCGTGGCGCCCGCCGACGGGATCGTGTCGCTCATCGAGACGGCGGCGCCGCCCGCGGAGCTGGGCCTGGGCAGCGAGCCGCGGCTGCGGGTGTCGATCTTCCTCACCGTGCTGGACGTGCACGTGCAGCGCATCCCGATGAGCGGGGTGGTCACCGCGGTCGCCTACCGGCCCGGGAAGTTCCTGTCCGCGGACCTGGACAAGGCGTCGGAGGACAACGAGCGCAACTCGCTGCTGATCGAGGACGCGGTCCTCGGCACCCAGGTCGTGGTCACCCAGATCGCCGGGTTGATCGCCCGGCGGATCGTCTGCGACGTCCGCGAGGGGGATGTCGCCCGCGCCGGCGACACCTACGGGCTGATCCGCTTCGGGTCGCGGTTGGACACCTACCTGCCGTCGGGCACCCCGCTGGAGGTCGTCGTCGGGCAGCGCACCATCGGCGGCGAGACGGTGCTCGCCCACCTCGTCCCCCCGGCCTGA
- a CDS encoding CDP-alcohol phosphatidyltransferase family protein: MPAVPGVRFLPNAITALALATGLTSVVFATQGQFMTAMVMIGVAAVLDALDGPAARLLNSSSRVGAELDSLSDLSNFGICPAILLYIWQDKTDTLMVDELWFVWGGSLVYAVCTALRLARFNSLLDDTEPKPFEKNFFTGIPSPPGALLAIVPILVYVQFDGFTLPHWLVAIWSVGVGLLMVSRFPTIALKSIRVPPKAFVPLIVILVFALVTFVFLPRVVALIGLAVYLAHIPWAAARYRYLAAHPELWDNRRTPRTRRSRRSLRLAVRARRAPARWSEGGSTRWVDGGVPRQRMRDPRQRQGGRRDGAPRRNFDRD, encoded by the coding sequence ATGCCCGCGGTCCCGGGCGTCCGCTTCCTGCCCAACGCGATCACCGCGCTGGCTCTGGCCACCGGCCTCACCAGCGTCGTCTTCGCCACCCAGGGCCAGTTCATGACCGCGATGGTGATGATCGGGGTCGCCGCGGTGCTCGACGCGCTCGACGGCCCGGCGGCCCGGCTGCTGAACTCGAGCAGCCGGGTCGGCGCCGAGCTGGACTCGCTGTCCGACCTGTCCAACTTCGGCATCTGCCCGGCGATCCTGCTCTACATCTGGCAGGACAAGACGGACACGTTGATGGTCGACGAGCTGTGGTTCGTGTGGGGCGGCTCGCTGGTCTACGCCGTGTGCACCGCCCTGCGGCTGGCCCGCTTCAACTCGCTGCTCGACGACACCGAGCCCAAGCCCTTCGAGAAGAACTTCTTCACCGGCATCCCGTCCCCGCCCGGGGCCCTGCTGGCGATCGTGCCGATCCTCGTCTACGTCCAGTTCGACGGCTTCACGCTGCCGCACTGGCTCGTCGCGATCTGGTCGGTCGGCGTCGGGCTGCTGATGGTGTCGCGGTTCCCGACCATCGCCCTGAAGTCCATCCGGGTGCCACCGAAGGCGTTCGTGCCGCTGATCGTCATCCTGGTGTTCGCGCTGGTGACGTTCGTGTTCCTGCCCCGGGTGGTCGCGCTGATCGGGCTGGCGGTGTACCTGGCGCACATCCCGTGGGCGGCGGCGCGGTACCGGTACCTGGCGGCGCACCCCGAGCTGTGGGACAACCGGCGGACACCGCGGACCCGGCGGTCACGGCGGTCGCTGCGGCTGGCGGTGCGGGCCCGACGGGCCCCCGCGCGGTGGTCGGAGGGTGGTTCCACCCGCTGGGTCGACGGTGGCGTCCCCCGGCAGCGGATGCGGGATCCCCGCCAGCGACAGGGTGGCCGGCGTGACGGCGCACCGCGGCGGAACTTCGACCGGGACTGA
- a CDS encoding DUF3263 domain-containing protein, with translation MDSAAAAERSGDSAPVGLTEIERAVLNFEKQWWQYPGTKEKSIREEFALSPTRYYQLLNEVIDKPAALVHDPLLVRRLRRLRASRQKARSARRFGIEL, from the coding sequence ATGGACAGTGCGGCAGCCGCCGAGCGGTCCGGCGACAGCGCACCGGTTGGACTGACCGAGATCGAACGCGCCGTCCTCAACTTCGAGAAGCAGTGGTGGCAGTACCCCGGCACCAAGGAGAAGTCCATCCGCGAGGAGTTCGCGCTCTCGCCGACCCGGTACTACCAGCTGCTCAACGAGGTGATCGACAAGCCCGCCGCGCTGGTCCACGACCCGCTGCTGGTCCGTCGCCTGCGCCGACTGCGCGCCAGCCGGCAGAAGGCCCGCTCGGCCCGCCGGTTCGGCATCGAGCTGTAG
- a CDS encoding DUF4394 domain-containing protein, whose amino-acid sequence MRLRPIATSGLVAVLAATGLVFTAGPAVAAPRVPIPAAVDVGLSFGGHRGGLTAVGLTGNGTELVTFSVKKPGRAGNGTPITGLKGDAKLVGIDHRVQNGKLYGVGDSGGLYVLSDKAVATEVGRLGVALSGAAFGVDFNPAANALRIVSDTGQNLRQPFGAGDGPTVATVADTPLTAAAAPAVGITAAAYTNNDLDPGTATTLFDLDTVADQVVLQSPANAGTLVPTGTLGLAADLDAGFDIYSTLRKNRTVEVTGYATIGVNGAYALYEVDPLTGAVEKKGDFRTAVTDLALPLGQR is encoded by the coding sequence ATGCGTCTCCGTCCCATCGCCACCTCCGGTCTCGTCGCGGTCCTGGCCGCCACCGGTCTCGTGTTCACCGCCGGCCCGGCCGTGGCCGCCCCGCGCGTCCCGATCCCCGCCGCGGTCGACGTCGGCCTGAGCTTCGGCGGCCACCGTGGCGGGCTCACCGCCGTCGGTCTGACCGGGAACGGCACCGAGCTGGTCACGTTCTCGGTGAAGAAGCCGGGACGCGCCGGCAACGGCACCCCGATCACCGGCCTGAAGGGTGACGCGAAACTGGTCGGCATCGACCACCGCGTGCAGAACGGCAAGCTCTACGGCGTCGGCGACTCCGGCGGTCTGTACGTCCTGTCCGACAAGGCCGTGGCCACCGAGGTCGGTCGGCTCGGCGTCGCGCTGTCCGGTGCCGCGTTCGGCGTCGACTTCAACCCGGCGGCGAACGCACTGCGGATCGTCAGCGACACCGGCCAGAACCTGCGCCAGCCGTTCGGCGCCGGCGACGGCCCGACCGTGGCCACGGTCGCCGACACCCCGCTCACCGCGGCCGCCGCGCCGGCCGTCGGGATCACGGCCGCCGCCTACACCAACAACGACCTCGACCCCGGCACCGCGACGACCCTGTTCGATCTGGACACCGTGGCCGACCAGGTGGTGCTGCAGTCGCCGGCCAACGCCGGGACCCTGGTGCCGACCGGCACGTTGGGTCTCGCCGCCGACCTGGACGCGGGATTCGACATCTACTCGACGCTGCGCAAGAACCGGACCGTCGAGGTGACCGGCTACGCCACGATCGGTGTGAACGGCGCGTACGCGCTCTACGAGGTCGACCCGCTCACGGGCGCCGTCGAGAAGAAGGGTGACTTCCGGACGGCCGTCACCGACCTCGCCCTGCCGCTCGGACAGCGCTGA
- a CDS encoding sigma-70 family RNA polymerase sigma factor produces MTRLRRPRPAGLGDETAVKAAYAAHGAELYRFALRSLGDPGAAQDAVQETFLRAWKSADRYDPELASLRVWLFAIVRNVVVDASRRRSAGSWARVPGGEDTVEQALDPVPDDTDAVLNRWLVEEALRRLSPEHRYVIVETHLRGRPYDEVAAESGVPTGTMRSRAFYALKALRIAMDEMGVTL; encoded by the coding sequence CTGACCCGGTTGCGTCGTCCGCGCCCGGCCGGCCTGGGCGACGAGACGGCGGTGAAGGCCGCCTACGCCGCCCACGGCGCCGAGCTCTACCGCTTCGCGCTGCGCTCGCTGGGCGATCCGGGTGCGGCTCAGGACGCCGTCCAGGAGACGTTCCTGCGGGCGTGGAAGTCCGCGGACCGGTACGACCCGGAGCTGGCCAGTCTGCGGGTCTGGTTGTTCGCGATCGTGCGCAACGTGGTCGTGGACGCGTCGCGGCGCCGGTCGGCGGGGTCCTGGGCCCGGGTTCCCGGCGGCGAGGACACCGTCGAGCAGGCGCTGGACCCGGTTCCCGACGACACTGACGCGGTGCTGAACCGCTGGCTGGTCGAGGAGGCCCTGCGGCGTCTGAGCCCCGAGCACCGGTACGTCATCGTGGAGACCCACCTGCGGGGACGGCCCTACGACGAAGTGGCGGCGGAGAGTGGCGTGCCCACGGGCACGATGCGGAGCCGGGCGTTCTACGCCCTCAAGGCGCTGCGGATCGCGATGGACGAGATGGGAGTGACGCTGTGA
- a CDS encoding anti-sigma factor, giving the protein MNAEEHRALRELVGAYVLGGLSGAERTSVQAHLDGCAACRAEVAELAPVAAALRGVDPDAVAVGTPPPPELGDAILTSVREGARRRDRDRLLRRAGAGLLAAAVLAGVFLLGVQLAPAPSAPPVIAMAVDRVAAGVRAEAGLVRHTWGTELKLTATGLAEGSYTVAFVRSDGSVVPGGTFIGTGANTLNCSLNGALPLEETVEITVTDAGGAVVVDAHAV; this is encoded by the coding sequence GTGAACGCCGAGGAGCACCGCGCACTCCGCGAGCTGGTCGGGGCCTACGTGCTCGGCGGCCTGAGCGGGGCCGAGCGCACGTCGGTCCAGGCCCACCTGGACGGCTGCGCGGCGTGCCGGGCCGAGGTGGCCGAGCTGGCCCCGGTGGCCGCGGCCCTGCGGGGCGTCGATCCGGACGCCGTCGCCGTCGGTACCCCGCCGCCGCCCGAACTGGGCGACGCCATCCTCACCTCGGTGCGCGAGGGTGCGCGCCGGCGCGACCGCGACCGGCTGCTCAGGCGGGCGGGTGCGGGGCTGCTGGCGGCCGCGGTCCTGGCCGGGGTGTTCCTGCTGGGCGTGCAGCTGGCGCCCGCACCCAGCGCACCGCCGGTCATCGCGATGGCGGTCGACCGGGTGGCGGCCGGGGTGCGGGCCGAGGCCGGACTGGTCCGGCACACCTGGGGCACCGAGCTGAAGCTGACCGCGACCGGCCTCGCCGAAGGCTCCTACACGGTGGCGTTCGTGCGGTCCGACGGCAGCGTCGTGCCCGGCGGCACGTTCATCGGGACCGGCGCGAACACGTTGAACTGCAGCCTCAACGGTGCCCTGCCGCTGGAGGAGACGGTGGAGATCACGGTGACCGACGCGGGCGGCGCGGTCGTCGTGGACGCGCACGCCGTCTGA
- a CDS encoding amino acid permease translates to MSTELSDDEKHLASLGYKQELNRSWSGFSNFAISFSIISILAGCFTSFGLGWNNGGPAAIAWGWPIIAAFILLIGFSLSELVSAYPTSGGIYWWAAKLGGPKAGYYTGWLNLIGLIAIVASVSYGCATFLDLTLGVFSESWLEGYSLTRVFVLFLVILAIAAVVNIFSSHLLAVLNNISVWWHVAGASAVILILFLVPERHATFGEVFGTVINNTGLFDGGTGAGFLFYVLPMAAILTQYTITGYDASAHLSEETKSAGDAAAKGIWRSIFYSAIGGWLLLLSFLFAVQDPDAVSAGGGGVAVIFGQALSPTVAGVVLLISTVGQFFCAVACLTSCSRMLFAFSRDGAVPGARLWASLSSSKVPANGVLLSAVVAALITLPALVAVDINGAPVPVAFFAVVSIGVVGLYVCFAIPIFLRWRLGSAFTPGSWTLGKHYRWINVVALIEIAVTSVVALFPTSAGGMPWDDAFEWKFVNYTPLLVGGALILLWIFWHLSVKKWFTGPKMTVDRPSVADELGLAEQ, encoded by the coding sequence GTGTCCACCGAACTGTCCGACGACGAAAAACACCTCGCCTCACTCGGTTACAAGCAGGAGCTGAACCGTTCCTGGTCCGGCTTCTCGAATTTCGCCATCTCGTTCTCCATCATCTCGATCCTGGCGGGGTGTTTCACCTCGTTCGGGCTCGGCTGGAACAACGGCGGACCGGCGGCCATCGCCTGGGGTTGGCCGATCATCGCCGCGTTCATCCTGCTCATCGGGTTCTCGCTGTCGGAGCTGGTGTCGGCCTACCCGACCTCCGGCGGGATCTACTGGTGGGCCGCGAAACTCGGCGGGCCCAAGGCCGGTTACTACACCGGCTGGCTCAACCTCATCGGTCTGATCGCCATCGTCGCCTCGGTGAGCTACGGATGCGCCACGTTCCTCGACCTCACGCTCGGGGTGTTCAGCGAGAGCTGGCTGGAGGGCTACAGCCTCACCCGGGTGTTCGTGCTCTTCCTGGTCATCCTGGCGATCGCCGCGGTGGTCAACATCTTCTCCAGCCACCTGCTCGCGGTGCTGAACAACATCTCGGTCTGGTGGCACGTCGCCGGCGCGTCCGCGGTCATCCTGATCCTGTTCCTCGTCCCGGAGCGGCACGCCACCTTCGGCGAGGTGTTCGGCACGGTCATCAACAACACCGGCCTGTTCGACGGCGGGACGGGTGCCGGGTTCCTGTTCTACGTGTTGCCGATGGCGGCCATCCTGACCCAGTACACGATCACCGGCTACGACGCCTCCGCACACCTGTCGGAGGAGACGAAGTCGGCGGGAGACGCCGCCGCCAAGGGCATCTGGCGGTCGATCTTCTACTCCGCCATCGGTGGCTGGCTGCTGCTGCTGTCGTTCCTGTTCGCGGTGCAGGACCCGGACGCGGTCAGCGCCGGCGGTGGCGGCGTGGCCGTCATCTTCGGCCAGGCCCTGTCGCCCACCGTCGCCGGCGTCGTACTGCTGATCTCGACCGTGGGCCAGTTCTTCTGCGCCGTCGCCTGCCTCACCAGCTGCTCGCGGATGCTGTTCGCGTTCAGCCGCGACGGCGCGGTGCCCGGAGCGCGACTCTGGGCCTCGTTGTCGTCCAGCAAGGTCCCGGCCAACGGCGTGCTGCTGTCCGCGGTCGTCGCCGCCCTGATCACGCTGCCCGCGCTGGTCGCGGTGGACATCAACGGCGCCCCCGTGCCGGTCGCGTTCTTCGCGGTCGTCTCGATCGGGGTGGTCGGTCTGTACGTCTGCTTCGCCATCCCCATCTTCCTGCGCTGGCGGCTCGGTTCGGCGTTCACGCCGGGTTCGTGGACGCTCGGGAAGCACTACCGCTGGATCAATGTCGTCGCGCTGATCGAGATCGCGGTGACGTCGGTCGTGGCGCTGTTCCCGACCTCCGCCGGCGGCATGCCCTGGGACGACGCCTTCGAGTGGAAGTTCGTGAACTACACGCCGCTGCTGGTCGGCGGCGCGTTGATCCTGCTGTGGATCTTCTGGCACCTCTCGGTGAAGAAGTGGTTCACCGGCCCGAAGATGACCGTCGACCGGCCGTCGGTCGCCGACGAGCTGGGCCTGGCCGAGCAGTAG